From Tursiops truncatus isolate mTurTru1 unplaced genomic scaffold, mTurTru1.mat.Y mat_scaffold_51_arrow_ctg1, whole genome shotgun sequence, one genomic window encodes:
- the LOC117310909 gene encoding centrosomal protein of 78 kDa-like: MAKILKYQTIRRHEETWAESLRYRRPDLDCMPGLRRIALNCNKLIGDLGARAFAESLSEDLWLGGLATKQPVSNGRKHSAGKECYGPEPLPPGVSGFWPWRTAEHAKSNRHSGPSEFPVTVTVESPSSSEIEEVE, from the exons ATGGCCAAGATCTTAAAG TATCAGACTATCAGAAGGCATGAAGAAACCTGGGCTGAGAGTCTTCGTTACAGGAGACCTGATCTTGACTGTATGCCTGGTTTGAGGCGCATCGCTCTGAACTGCAACAAGCTCATTGGTGACCTGGGTGCTCGTGCTTTTGCAGAATCTCTTAGTGAGGATTTATGGCTTGGAG GCTTGGCCACAAAGCAACCTGTAAGTAATGGAAGGAAACACTCTGCTGGTAAAGAATGTTATGGTCCTGAACCTCTACCACCTGGTGTGTCTGGTTTCTGGCCGTGGCGTACTGCAGAACATGCAAAAAGCAACAG ACACTCAGGTCCATCAGAATTTCCTGTGACTGTGACAGTAGAGAGTCCTTCCTCCTCAGAAATCGAAGAGGTCGAATGA